From the Mesotoga prima MesG1.Ag.4.2 genome, the window ATTTCGAATTTCGAGTATTTTTTGCCGACAAGGCTAGTGTTCGGTGTTGGATCATTAAACAGAGTTGGAGAGTTTGCAAAGTCCTTGGGCAAGAAGGCACTAATTGTAACGGGTAAGAGCAGTACGAAAAAGACTGGCCTTCTTGACAAGGTAATAGCTATTCTAGAGAAGAATGGAGTAGAAACGGCCGTATTTGATGAGATAGTCCCAAATCCCCTTTCATCTACGGTTGATAAAGGCGCTGAGTTTGCAAACAATGAAAGATGCGATCTGATCATCGGTCTCGGTGGGGGAAGCCCCGTAGACTCGGCAAAACTAATAGCCGTGGTCGCTAAGGATGGCGGTAAATGCTGGGATTACACTGGATCTGGGGGAGGAAGAATTCCCAAATCGGCGCTACCTGTTATCGCTATTCCCACTACTCACGGTACCGGAACCGAGTCAGACCCCTTTGCAGTGGTAACCAATACTGAAACTGACGAGAAGATAGGTGTCGGATTTGACCAAACTTTTCCTACTGTCTCTATTGTCGATCCCGAGGTTATGAAGACTCTTCCGCCCTATCAAACAGCGGCAACCGGAATGGATGCTTTCTATCATGCAATCGAGTCCTACATAAATACAAATCATCAACCAACGTCAGACCTTCTTGCTCTGGAAGCCATGTCGCTCATAAATCATTATCTACCCATAGCTTACAGGGATGGCAACAACATCGAAGCTAGAACAGCCCTCGCATGGGCAAGTACAGCCGCAGGAATTTGCGAAACACTTTCGGGCTGCATCGCAAATCATTCCATTGAGCATCCTATAAGCGCCCATTATAACGCTACCCATGGAGCTGGACTTTGCGCAACCGGCCCTGCATTCTTTGATTACATAAGGCCTCATACAAAAGAGAGATTGGCCAGAGTAGCTCAAATTATGGGAGCTCCTGAAAGTGAAGTAGATATCGATAAGCTCTCGAAAATGTCAATAGAACTAATTCACAGGCTTCAGAAAAGCGTGGATATAGACATTACGCTTAAGGATCTTGGAGTCGAGAAGTCTATGCTTGGTAGACTTGCTGAGGATGCTATGAGAACAATGGGAGCTCTTGTCGAAGTGACACCTGGTAACCTGAAAACCAAAGATCTGGAAAGGATATTGGAAATGTCTTATTGATTTGTAGCTGCCAAATGGAATCCAGATTGGAGAGAACATTGATCTTTTAGGATCTCTCGCTAAATACCGAAGAACGGGGGGATTGAATCAGTCTGCCCCTCGTTTTTTCTTCCTTACGAGGACCGTTTAGAACATTTCCAGAATCAGAGCGGTAAGGATAATGAAGAAGAAAACGTCCTTGGTTCTTCGGGAAGATCAGTTGCAAGTTCTCGGTTCCAAGTTGAAAGTATGAGAGACTCTAAGCGCTGTGAAGAGCCGTCCTTGGTCCTTCGAGATCATGAAACCCGTCCTTCGAGAAGAACGGTTCTTCGTTTCGACGCTACGCGTCCAGGTTGTTCGTTCTTAAAACCAGATCCCGAAACAAGTTCGGGATGA encodes:
- a CDS encoding iron-containing alcohol dehydrogenase, encoding MDRISNFEYFLPTRLVFGVGSLNRVGEFAKSLGKKALIVTGKSSTKKTGLLDKVIAILEKNGVETAVFDEIVPNPLSSTVDKGAEFANNERCDLIIGLGGGSPVDSAKLIAVVAKDGGKCWDYTGSGGGRIPKSALPVIAIPTTHGTGTESDPFAVVTNTETDEKIGVGFDQTFPTVSIVDPEVMKTLPPYQTAATGMDAFYHAIESYINTNHQPTSDLLALEAMSLINHYLPIAYRDGNNIEARTALAWASTAAGICETLSGCIANHSIEHPISAHYNATHGAGLCATGPAFFDYIRPHTKERLARVAQIMGAPESEVDIDKLSKMSIELIHRLQKSVDIDITLKDLGVEKSMLGRLAEDAMRTMGALVEVTPGNLKTKDLERILEMSY